One Papaver somniferum cultivar HN1 chromosome 10, ASM357369v1, whole genome shotgun sequence genomic window carries:
- the LOC113317706 gene encoding probable LRR receptor-like serine/threonine-protein kinase At1g56130, whose protein sequence is MAESWKTCFRYFSSEGKGQISMKKKVNDTLIWSKGTLSDGRAVAVKQLCVTFHQGKSQFMAEFAAISSVCKMYGCFIEYPEHRSLNEALFGKSGLQLSWPTCYGICLGPARVVAYLHEESGHIVD, encoded by the exons ATGGCAGAGTCTTGGAAGACATGCTTTCGATATTTTTCTTCAG AAGGAAAAGGTCAGATATCGATGAAGAAGAAAGTAAATGATACTCTTATCTGGAGTAAG GGCACACTTTCTGATGGAAGAGCAGTTGCTGTTAAACAACTTTGTGTAACTTTTCATCAAGGAAAAAGCCAGTTTATGGCAGAGTTTGCTGCCATATCTTCTGTTTGTAAAATGTATGGGTGCTTCATTGAGTATCCCGAACACAGAAGCCTAAATGAAGCACTCTTTG GAAAGAGTGGTTTACAGCTCAGTTGGCCAACCTGCTATGGGATTTGCTTGGGACCAGCAAGAGTCGTAGCTTATCTTCATGAAGAGTCGGGACATATTGTTGATTAG
- the LOC113317704 gene encoding F-box protein At1g52495-like has product MDCFRNLPEEITLEILTRLPSHHPLFSKMHLHRLNHPSADDDSGKLGFLVLIYQNGANENFHYIEYDENHESTPTLRITRINLTPPFEDTTVMGSCNGLICLAEGLSVCICNPIVREYVMLPEISRDSCDDVERYYDGKCSFGYVSSTNEYKVVGMYESKTSVEVHIYTLGSGNGWRNLGKFTFKFDIYTWHVAGIFVNGALYWLSDKLEKIIVFDLVEEKFSEHLSPPPLPESDWWYDRIGVLDGFLFLAICPHNGGDGFSDIWLLKDKNNSRDMKERDERQ; this is encoded by the coding sequence ATGGATTGTTTCAGGAATCTCCCGGAAGAGATCACACTAGAAATTTTGACTCGCTTACCCTCTCATCATCCATTATTCTCCAAGATGCATTTACATCGTCTCAATCATCCTTCTGCTGATGATGATTCtggtaagttgggttttcttgTTTTAATTTATCAGAATGGTGCGAATGAAAATTTTCACTATATTGAATACGATGAGAACCATGAGTCAACACCCACTCTGAGAATTACAAGGATTAATTTAACCCCTCCGTTTGAGGATACCACTGTAATGGGTTCTTGTAATGGGTTGATCTGTCTTGCTGAAGGGCTATCTGTTTGTATTTGTAACCCCATCGTCAGGGAATATGTTATGCTTCCAGAAATTAGCAGAGATTCTTGTGATGATGTTGAACGGTATTATGATGGGAAGTGCAGCTTTGGCTATGTTTCTTCAACCAATGAATACAAAGTAGTAGGAATGTATGAGTCGAAGACCAGTGTAGAAGTCCACATATACACTCTAGGCTCTGGAAATGGATGGAGAAACCTTGGAAAGTTCACTTTTAAGTTTGATATCTATACTTGGCATGTAGCTGGTATCTTTGTCAATGGAGCACTTTATTGGCTGTCTGACAaactagaaaagatcatcgtctttgATTTGGTTGAGGAGAAGTTCTCTGAACATCTTTCACCACCTCCTTTGCCAGAGAGTGACTGGTGGTATGATAGAATAGGGGTTTTGGATggatttttgtttcttgctatttgTCCACATAACGGAGGAGACGGATTTAGTGACATATGGCTACTAAAAGACAAGAATAATAGTCGTGACATGAAAGAGCGAGATGAACGGCAGTGA
- the LOC113317707 gene encoding uncharacterized protein LOC113317707 has protein sequence MPPCSLPSFSFLPDEKPVSFRLPTNDKLPFGYKEFALLDSGYHPLSQEVGYKEGWYDMTWEEGPCDYSKYYRDPSKEKPHFKVQIAGPEDYPSLRMAEASMSSSTLSTSTKE, from the exons ATGCCCCCCTGTTCTTTACCCTCTTTCTCATTTTTACCCGATGAAAAACCTGTTTCATTTCGTCTCCCAACCAACGATAAGCTCCCTTTTGGATATAAAGAATTTGCTTTATTAGATAGTGGTTATCATCCTCTATCCCAGGAAGTAGGGTACAAAGAAGGTTGGTATGATATGACCTGGGAGGAGGGACCTTGCGACTATTCCAAGTATTATCGTGATCCTAGTAAAGAAAAG CCGCATTTTAAGGTTCAAATAGCAGGTCCAGAGGATTATCCAAGTTTGAGGATGGCAGAGGCTTCCATGTCGTCCT CGACTTTATCTACTTCTACGAAGGAATGA